From the genome of Methylomonas sp. UP202, one region includes:
- a CDS encoding HlyD family efflux transporter periplasmic adaptor subunit: protein MVGMVADPTALPPLREEIHCLAGPAGFDGAPTWTLHDPANNRFYRIGWPEFEILSRWRLAVPQAIADAIGRETTLAVSAEQVADLGKFLMAHNLLRAEGPAGLEGLRRQAAARRIGVGEWLLHNYLFFKIPLVRPDAWLARCYPRLAWVYSGRCAALFGLCALLALFLLSRQWDAFLNTFPYFFNWLGLAQWFLALALAKTLHEFGHALTAHRYGCQVPTMGVAFMVMYPMLYTDASEAWKLVSRRQRLAIAGAGVAAELGLAVVAALAWSFLPDGPARGGAFLLATSTWIVTLAINLSPFMRFDGYYLLADWLGVDNLQPRAFAYARWRMRTWLFGLDWPAPEILPPRMARFFAVYAWGTWLYRFFLFLGIAVLVYHFSFKLLGLLLMAVEIGWFIVRPIVSELRVWCSLSGHDIGRGRRLTGLAALLGVAALLLLPWQGYTTAPAMIRAEQYAEIVLPRAGRLESFPIAAGQTVKRGELLARLSSPELDYQASDAGSQGRALAWQLAYQGLRQELLQRRRVLLKELESAAAKQAGTQEQQAELTLSAPFDGVALDVNDALQVGQWLPAGEAMLIVADPGAWLVEAYLAEEDLLPAEQAVSGWFYPDDPDAAPVACRVERIDRGGAARIPDALASSYGGELAARPDRQGLQIPERAVYRIVLRPIQNPSRNAFPGVRRGSVRLDTPAVSLLSKAWRRVATVAVRESGF, encoded by the coding sequence ATGGTTGGGATGGTAGCCGATCCGACGGCCTTGCCGCCGTTGCGGGAAGAAATTCATTGTCTGGCCGGACCGGCCGGATTTGACGGCGCGCCGACCTGGACCCTGCACGATCCGGCCAACAACCGTTTTTACCGTATCGGCTGGCCGGAATTTGAAATCCTCAGTCGCTGGCGGTTGGCGGTTCCGCAGGCGATCGCCGACGCGATCGGGCGGGAAACCACGCTGGCGGTTAGCGCCGAGCAAGTCGCCGATCTGGGCAAGTTTCTAATGGCGCACAATCTGCTGCGCGCGGAAGGGCCGGCCGGTCTGGAAGGGCTGCGCCGGCAAGCGGCGGCTCGCCGAATCGGCGTCGGCGAATGGCTGTTGCACAATTATCTGTTTTTCAAGATTCCATTGGTGCGTCCCGACGCCTGGTTGGCGCGCTGCTATCCGCGATTGGCTTGGGTTTACAGCGGGCGTTGCGCCGCGCTGTTCGGACTGTGCGCGTTACTGGCGCTGTTTTTGTTGTCGCGGCAGTGGGACGCCTTCCTGAACACCTTTCCGTATTTCTTTAACTGGCTGGGTCTGGCCCAGTGGTTTCTGGCCCTGGCTCTGGCGAAAACCTTGCACGAGTTCGGTCATGCCTTGACCGCCCATCGCTACGGTTGCCAGGTACCGACGATGGGGGTTGCCTTCATGGTGATGTACCCGATGTTGTACACCGATGCCAGCGAGGCCTGGAAATTGGTGTCGCGCCGGCAACGTCTGGCGATTGCCGGGGCCGGTGTCGCCGCCGAACTGGGCTTGGCCGTGGTCGCGGCGCTGGCCTGGAGTTTTTTGCCGGACGGGCCGGCTCGCGGCGGCGCGTTTTTGTTGGCGACCTCAACCTGGATCGTCACGCTGGCGATCAATCTTAGCCCATTCATGCGCTTTGACGGCTATTACCTGCTGGCTGACTGGTTGGGCGTCGATAATCTGCAGCCGCGCGCGTTTGCCTACGCCCGCTGGCGGATGCGGACTTGGCTGTTCGGTTTGGACTGGCCGGCCCCTGAAATCCTACCGCCGCGCATGGCGCGGTTTTTCGCGGTCTATGCTTGGGGAACCTGGCTGTACCGCTTCTTCCTGTTTTTGGGGATCGCGGTACTGGTTTACCACTTCAGCTTTAAATTGCTGGGTTTGTTGTTGATGGCGGTTGAAATTGGTTGGTTTATTGTCCGGCCCATCGTTTCCGAATTGCGGGTCTGGTGCAGCTTGTCCGGCCACGACATCGGCCGGGGCCGGCGTTTGACCGGACTGGCCGCGCTGCTCGGCGTAGCCGCCCTGCTGCTGTTGCCGTGGCAGGGGTATACGACCGCGCCGGCCATGATCCGCGCCGAACAGTATGCCGAGATTGTCCTGCCCAGAGCAGGGCGCTTGGAGAGTTTTCCGATCGCCGCCGGTCAGACCGTCAAACGCGGTGAATTATTGGCGCGCCTGAGTTCACCGGAGCTGGATTACCAAGCCTCGGACGCTGGCAGTCAGGGTCGCGCGCTGGCTTGGCAATTGGCTTATCAGGGCCTGCGCCAGGAGTTGTTGCAACGCCGGCGGGTGTTGTTGAAGGAATTGGAATCCGCCGCCGCCAAGCAGGCCGGGACCCAGGAGCAACAAGCCGAGCTGACGTTGTCGGCACCGTTCGACGGCGTGGCGCTGGACGTTAACGATGCGCTTCAGGTCGGTCAATGGTTGCCGGCCGGCGAGGCGATGCTGATTGTCGCCGATCCCGGCGCTTGGTTGGTCGAGGCCTATCTGGCCGAAGAGGATTTGCTGCCCGCCGAGCAAGCGGTGTCCGGCTGGTTTTACCCGGACGATCCGGACGCGGCCCCGGTCGCGTGTCGGGTGGAACGCATCGATCGCGGCGGCGCGGCCCGGATTCCCGACGCGCTGGCCTCCAGTTACGGCGGGGAGCTGGCCGCGCGTCCGGACCGGCAGGGCCTGCAGATACCGGAAAGGGCGGTGTATCGGATCGTATTGCGGCCGATTCAAAACCCAAGTCGCAACGCCTTTCCCGGCGTACGCCGAGGTAGCGTGCGTTTGGATACGCCGGCCGTCAGTCTGCTCAGTAAAGCCTGGCGAAGGGTTGCCACCGTGGCGGTCCGCGAATCGGGGTTTTAG
- a CDS encoding phage tail protein — protein MKTLTGIISVILGVAAFSANAGGTAVAEDPNANSGPATYFEFSAGAITTYFTDCKGMGSQNEVVESKVVSGRGEMGAVKVPGRMSVRNLTCSKALGKSLELWNWRQQVADGNIGRARYDATLIAYDASMTPIAEWSFSRAWPVSVDYNETTPGKETLIFAAERVQRVK, from the coding sequence ATGAAAACATTGACCGGAATAATCAGCGTGATATTGGGTGTCGCCGCTTTTTCGGCAAACGCCGGTGGTACGGCAGTCGCGGAGGACCCGAATGCCAATAGCGGCCCGGCTACCTACTTTGAATTCAGCGCCGGCGCGATTACGACCTATTTCACCGACTGCAAGGGCATGGGTTCGCAAAACGAGGTTGTCGAATCCAAGGTCGTTAGCGGACGGGGGGAAATGGGGGCGGTCAAAGTACCAGGGCGAATGTCGGTTAGAAATCTAACTTGCAGCAAAGCCTTGGGTAAATCGCTGGAGTTATGGAATTGGCGGCAACAGGTCGCGGACGGAAATATCGGCAGGGCACGTTACGATGCGACTTTGATTGCCTACGATGCGTCGATGACACCTATTGCGGAATGGTCTTTTAGTCGCGCATGGCCGGTATCGGTCGATTACAACGAAACCACGCCCGGAAAAGAAACCCTGATATTCGCCGCCGAACGTGTCCAGCGGGTGAAGTGA
- a CDS encoding NAD(P)/FAD-dependent oxidoreductase translates to MTHSTLFRRLVLILQAARRDHLKANHLPDPIPASQAGWSRRRFIKTSAAAGFAGAVSSSLAPPAWAKDRGDARVAIIGAGIAGLNAAYRLKKAGVAATVFEAHSRVGGRMLSASLDDGLTIDLGAELINTNHPDMLGLAKDFGIKLFDKRQDAARLPYPKEVYFFNGERFSEAQLADDLRAIAAQIHEDAGLLDQDWETHAPLFDQWSVSDYLHRHADKIGAPYVRSLLGNMLRTEFGAETSQASALQLIDILPVVDGQAVDLLSYSDEVYAVVGGSAQITDALARALAGQIHLRKALRALKLRNDEYHLTFSDGSRVEADIVIIATPFPALRNVELDAPLPALFRRFVAEANPGANEKLIAGFKQRFWHSPAGFSLAAWTDFGYSEVWDETQRQPHRRGGALNFFLGGDQARQLNNTGNIKPLAKQFITDLDKFIPGAKASASGGLAKSAWGNNPYAGGGYANFAPGQLSTFAEFFWVEGDGSATQQVAFDKLIFAGEHLSDANYGFMEGGAQTGRLAAALALDILQNHRE, encoded by the coding sequence ATGACGCATAGCACTTTATTTCGGCGGCTGGTTCTGATTTTACAGGCTGCCAGACGGGACCATCTTAAAGCCAATCACTTGCCCGACCCGATTCCCGCTAGCCAGGCAGGCTGGAGCAGACGCCGTTTTATCAAGACTTCCGCGGCGGCCGGATTTGCCGGCGCGGTGAGCTCAAGCCTGGCGCCGCCGGCTTGGGCGAAAGATCGCGGCGATGCGCGAGTGGCGATCATCGGGGCCGGTATTGCCGGCCTGAATGCCGCTTACCGGCTAAAAAAAGCCGGCGTTGCGGCGACAGTCTTCGAAGCGCACTCCAGGGTAGGCGGCCGTATGTTGTCCGCCAGCCTCGACGACGGCTTGACGATCGATTTGGGCGCGGAGCTGATCAATACCAATCATCCTGACATGCTGGGGTTGGCCAAGGACTTCGGGATTAAGCTGTTCGATAAACGCCAGGATGCGGCGCGCTTACCTTATCCGAAAGAAGTCTATTTCTTCAACGGCGAACGCTTTAGCGAAGCGCAGCTGGCCGACGATTTGCGCGCCATTGCCGCGCAGATTCACGAAGATGCCGGCTTGCTGGACCAGGACTGGGAAACGCATGCGCCGCTGTTCGATCAATGGTCGGTCAGCGATTACTTGCACCGACACGCCGATAAAATCGGCGCGCCTTATGTGCGCAGCCTGCTGGGAAATATGCTGCGGACCGAATTCGGCGCGGAAACCTCACAAGCGTCGGCATTACAACTAATCGATATTTTGCCGGTGGTCGACGGTCAAGCCGTCGATTTGCTCAGCTACAGCGATGAGGTTTACGCCGTGGTCGGCGGTTCGGCGCAGATCACCGATGCGCTGGCGCGCGCCTTGGCGGGGCAAATTCATCTGCGTAAAGCTTTGCGAGCGCTCAAGCTGCGCAACGACGAATACCATCTGACCTTCAGCGACGGAAGCCGAGTTGAAGCCGACATCGTCATCATTGCGACACCCTTTCCGGCCTTGCGCAACGTGGAGCTCGATGCCCCGTTACCCGCTTTGTTTCGCCGTTTCGTCGCCGAAGCCAATCCGGGCGCCAATGAAAAATTGATCGCCGGTTTTAAGCAACGCTTCTGGCATAGCCCCGCCGGTTTTAGTTTGGCGGCCTGGACGGACTTCGGCTACTCGGAGGTCTGGGACGAAACTCAGCGCCAACCGCATCGTCGCGGCGGCGCGTTGAATTTTTTCTTGGGCGGCGATCAGGCCAGACAACTGAATAACACCGGCAACATCAAACCGCTGGCGAAACAATTCATCACCGATCTGGACAAATTTATCCCTGGCGCGAAAGCCTCGGCGAGCGGGGGCTTGGCAAAAAGCGCCTGGGGGAACAATCCTTATGCCGGCGGCGGCTACGCTAACTTTGCGCCTGGACAGCTAAGCACATTCGCCGAATTCTTTTGGGTCGAGGGCGACGGCTCCGCGACCCAACAAGTGGCTTTCGACAAATTGATTTTTGCCGGCGAGCATTTGAGCGACGCCAATTACGGTTTCATGGAAGGCGGCGCCCAAACCGGCCGCTTGGCGGCGGCATTGGCGCTGGACATCTTACAAAACCATCGTGAATAA
- the aqpZ gene encoding aquaporin Z: MKNYVAESFGTFWLVLGGCGSAVLAAAFPQVGIGLLGVSLAFGLTVLTMAYAIGHISGCHLNPAVSVGLWMGGRFPARQLLPYIASQVVGAVIAGGVLYLIASGKAGFDVSAGFASNGYGEHSPGGYSLLAALITEVVMTMMFLLVILGATDARAPQGLAPIAIGLCLTLIHLISIPVTNTSVNPARSLGVALYVGDWALAQLWLFWVAPFIGAILGALAYRFIGGPAE; encoded by the coding sequence ATGAAAAATTATGTAGCCGAGTCCTTTGGGACTTTCTGGTTGGTATTGGGCGGCTGCGGCAGCGCCGTATTGGCCGCCGCGTTTCCGCAGGTCGGTATCGGCCTGCTCGGCGTCTCGCTGGCCTTCGGATTGACGGTGCTGACGATGGCTTACGCGATCGGTCATATCTCGGGCTGCCATCTCAATCCGGCGGTATCGGTCGGCTTGTGGATGGGCGGCCGGTTTCCGGCCAGACAATTGTTGCCTTACATTGCATCGCAAGTCGTCGGCGCGGTGATTGCCGGCGGCGTCCTGTATCTAATCGCCAGCGGCAAGGCCGGTTTCGATGTGTCCGCCGGCTTTGCCTCCAACGGCTACGGCGAACATTCGCCGGGCGGCTATTCGCTACTGGCGGCGCTGATCACCGAAGTCGTGATGACGATGATGTTTCTGCTGGTGATACTCGGCGCCACCGACGCCCGCGCCCCGCAAGGTCTGGCGCCGATCGCGATCGGTCTGTGCCTGACCTTGATTCATTTGATCAGCATTCCGGTCACCAATACCTCGGTCAATCCGGCCCGCAGCCTCGGCGTCGCGCTGTACGTCGGCGATTGGGCCCTGGCGCAACTGTGGCTGTTTTGGGTCGCGCCGTTTATCGGCGCGATATTGGGCGCTTTGGCGTATCGTTTTATCGGCGGGCCGGCCGAGTAA
- a CDS encoding NAD(+)--dinitrogen-reductase ADP-D-ribosyltransferase: protein MPDISRHGHSTNLIGVATECIASHLFNEYPKSLSIAGTREAAHGLFDKLAEQTTLEQCGQVFQDYMCVVFGFETEQRLSDDALGRRRYRNSYLRLIQDWGLDSNNAQGAVLKGWVESRFGLFPNYHKTRITSFMSYDWLAYVEEKMNSRYHNNCIFMQLDLLYEFCQWVVARFQWPAATHKTLYRGVNDLGDWVVEGVGDHHEKIVRFNSIVSFTDKCGIAGEFGSYILEVEVPMVKLVFFSDLLPHHALRGEAEYLVIGGDYRVTVRR, encoded by the coding sequence ATGCCCGACATTTCCCGTCACGGACACAGTACCAACCTGATCGGTGTGGCGACGGAGTGCATCGCGAGCCACTTGTTCAACGAATACCCCAAATCCCTAAGCATTGCCGGTACCCGCGAGGCGGCGCACGGCCTGTTCGACAAATTGGCCGAGCAAACCACGCTGGAACAATGCGGTCAGGTGTTTCAGGATTATATGTGCGTGGTGTTCGGTTTCGAGACCGAGCAACGTTTGAGCGACGACGCTCTAGGCCGGCGCCGTTACCGTAACAGTTATTTGCGGCTGATTCAGGATTGGGGACTGGATTCCAACAATGCCCAGGGCGCGGTGTTGAAGGGGTGGGTGGAAAGTCGATTCGGCTTGTTTCCCAATTATCATAAGACCCGTATCACCAGTTTCATGAGCTACGACTGGCTGGCCTATGTCGAAGAAAAGATGAACAGTCGCTATCACAACAACTGCATCTTCATGCAGTTGGATTTGCTGTATGAGTTTTGCCAATGGGTGGTCGCCCGCTTTCAGTGGCCGGCTGCCACGCACAAGACGCTGTATCGAGGGGTCAACGATTTAGGGGATTGGGTTGTCGAAGGCGTGGGCGATCACCATGAAAAAATCGTCCGCTTCAACAGCATCGTGTCGTTCACGGATAAGTGCGGTATCGCCGGCGAGTTTGGCAGTTACATTCTGGAAGTCGAGGTACCGATGGTAAAACTGGTGTTTTTCAGCGATCTGCTGCCGCACCATGCCTTGCGCGGCGAGGCTGAATATTTGGTGATCGGCGGCGATTACCGAGTTACCGTGAGGCGTTGA
- the draG gene encoding ADP-ribosyl-[dinitrogen reductase] hydrolase: MNEALLNRALGAYLGFACGDALGATVEFMSPKRIQKHYGVHREMIGGGWLDLAPGQVTDDTQMSLALGAAILARPDWDLATVADHFVAWLDTEPPDVGMTCRRGIVRYRDDGELIGLPREDEAGNGACMRNLPVVLATLNRPLEFDRWSLEQGRITHHNPLSDAATLTLGRMTRSLLLGEEVAVCRALAAGLVEQFELFAFEPYPGKSSGYIVDTLQTVLHYFFTTDDFESCLVATVNQGGDADTTGALAGMLAGARYGLAGIPPRWLENLDGKVAAEIRRQTEELLRLAA, translated from the coding sequence ATGAACGAAGCTTTGCTGAACCGCGCACTGGGCGCGTATCTGGGTTTTGCCTGCGGCGATGCGCTGGGCGCGACAGTGGAGTTTATGTCGCCCAAACGTATACAAAAACACTACGGCGTGCATCGGGAGATGATAGGCGGGGGCTGGTTGGATTTGGCACCGGGACAAGTCACCGACGATACCCAGATGTCGCTGGCCTTGGGCGCGGCGATACTGGCTAGACCGGACTGGGATTTGGCGACGGTGGCCGACCATTTCGTGGCTTGGTTGGACACCGAGCCGCCCGATGTCGGCATGACTTGTCGGCGCGGCATCGTCCGCTATCGCGATGACGGCGAATTGATTGGCTTGCCGCGCGAGGACGAGGCGGGCAACGGCGCCTGCATGCGCAATTTACCGGTGGTGTTGGCGACCTTGAATCGGCCGCTCGAATTCGATCGTTGGAGTCTGGAGCAGGGCAGGATTACCCACCACAACCCTTTATCCGACGCCGCGACGCTGACGCTGGGGCGGATGACGCGGAGCTTGTTGTTGGGCGAGGAGGTCGCGGTTTGCCGAGCCCTGGCCGCCGGTTTGGTCGAACAATTCGAGCTATTCGCGTTCGAGCCGTATCCTGGGAAGTCGTCCGGCTATATCGTCGATACGCTGCAGACCGTGTTGCACTATTTTTTCACGACCGACGATTTCGAGTCGTGTCTGGTGGCGACGGTCAATCAAGGCGGCGATGCCGACACAACAGGGGCGCTGGCCGGTATGTTGGCGGGCGCGCGCTACGGCTTGGCCGGCATTCCGCCGCGTTGGCTGGAAAACCTGGACGGCAAGGTTGCCGCCGAAATTCGCCGCCAGACCGAGGAATTGTTGCGACTAGCGGCTTAG
- the dxs gene encoding 1-deoxy-D-xylulose-5-phosphate synthase, with protein sequence MKQTNEFPLLATIASPTDIRALAPEQLQALADEVRRFLTHTVSISGGHFAAGLGTVELTVALHYVFNTPVDQLVWDVGHQAYPHKILTGRKDRMTTIRTLGGVSAFPCRAESEYDAFGVGHSSTSISAALGMAIASQLRGEDKKMVAIIGDGSITGGMAFEAMNHAGDVNANLLVILNDNEMSISPPVGAMNNYLTKILSSKLYSSVRQESKKALSSMPSVWELARKAEEHVKGMIVPGTLFEELGFNYFGPIDGHDLEILVSTLDKLKDLRGPVFLHVVTKKGKGYAPAEKDPLAYHGVPAFDPTQDFLPKAAPSPHPTYTEVFSRWLCDMAAEDERLLGITPAMREGSGLVEFSQQYPQRYFDVAIAEQHAVTLAAGQACQGAKPVVAIYSTFLQRGYDQLIHDVALQNLDVLFALDRAGLVGPDGPTHAGAFDYSYLRCIPNMLVMAPADENECRQMLTTGFHYHGPASVRYPRGKGPGAAIDPRLTDIEIGQGEIRHQGGRIAILAWGAMVAPAVEAGKQLGATVANMRFVKPLDESLILELAKTHDVFVTVEENVIAGGAGSAVLEFLQAQRILMPVLTLGLPDRFVEQGSREQLLGLCGLDAKGLLASIEAFCA encoded by the coding sequence ATGAAACAGACTAACGAATTTCCGCTGCTAGCCACCATCGCCAGCCCGACCGACATCCGCGCGCTGGCGCCCGAGCAGCTCCAGGCGTTGGCCGACGAGGTGCGCCGGTTTCTGACCCACACCGTCAGTATTTCCGGCGGCCATTTCGCGGCCGGCCTGGGCACCGTGGAATTGACCGTGGCGCTGCATTACGTATTCAATACCCCGGTCGATCAATTGGTTTGGGATGTCGGCCATCAGGCCTATCCGCACAAGATTCTGACCGGCCGCAAGGATAGGATGACCACAATCCGCACCCTGGGCGGGGTGTCGGCCTTTCCGTGCCGGGCCGAGAGCGAATACGATGCCTTCGGCGTCGGCCATTCCTCGACTTCGATCAGCGCGGCCTTGGGCATGGCCATCGCTTCGCAGCTACGCGGCGAGGATAAGAAGATGGTGGCCATCATCGGCGACGGTTCGATCACCGGCGGCATGGCCTTCGAGGCGATGAATCATGCCGGCGACGTCAATGCCAATCTGTTGGTGATTCTGAACGACAACGAGATGTCGATTTCGCCGCCGGTCGGGGCGATGAACAATTATCTGACCAAGATTTTGTCCAGCAAGCTGTATTCGTCGGTCCGTCAGGAAAGCAAGAAGGCCTTGTCCAGCATGCCCAGCGTTTGGGAGTTGGCCCGCAAGGCCGAGGAACATGTCAAAGGCATGATCGTGCCGGGCACCTTGTTCGAGGAGTTGGGCTTTAATTACTTCGGACCGATCGACGGCCACGATCTGGAGATCCTGGTGTCGACCCTGGACAAGCTCAAGGATTTGCGCGGACCGGTGTTTTTGCACGTGGTCACCAAGAAGGGCAAGGGCTATGCGCCGGCCGAGAAGGACCCCTTGGCTTACCACGGCGTGCCGGCCTTCGATCCGACCCAGGATTTTCTGCCCAAGGCGGCGCCGTCGCCGCATCCAACCTATACCGAGGTGTTCAGCCGTTGGTTGTGCGATATGGCGGCCGAGGACGAGCGGCTGCTGGGGATTACCCCGGCCATGCGCGAAGGCTCGGGGTTGGTCGAGTTTTCCCAGCAATACCCACAACGCTATTTCGACGTGGCCATCGCCGAGCAGCACGCGGTGACCCTGGCCGCCGGCCAGGCTTGCCAAGGCGCCAAGCCGGTGGTGGCGATTTATTCGACCTTTTTGCAGCGCGGTTACGACCAGTTGATCCACGACGTGGCCTTGCAGAATCTGGACGTGTTGTTTGCGTTGGATCGAGCCGGCCTGGTCGGCCCGGACGGCCCGACCCATGCCGGCGCCTTCGACTACAGCTATCTGCGCTGCATTCCGAATATGTTGGTGATGGCCCCGGCCGACGAGAACGAGTGCCGGCAGATGCTGACCACCGGCTTCCATTACCACGGCCCAGCCTCGGTGCGCTATCCGCGCGGCAAGGGGCCCGGCGCGGCGATCGATCCGCGCCTGACCGACATCGAGATCGGCCAGGGCGAGATTCGCCACCAGGGCGGCCGGATTGCCATCCTGGCCTGGGGGGCGATGGTCGCCCCGGCCGTCGAAGCCGGCAAGCAGCTCGGTGCCACGGTCGCCAACATGCGCTTCGTCAAGCCCCTTGATGAAAGCTTGATTCTGGAACTGGCGAAAACCCACGACGTGTTCGTCACGGTCGAGGAAAACGTCATTGCCGGCGGGGCCGGTAGTGCGGTACTGGAATTCCTGCAAGCGCAGCGGATACTGATGCCGGTCCTGACCCTCGGCCTGCCCGACCGCTTCGTCGAGCAGGGCTCCAGAGAACAACTGCTCGGCTTGTGCGGACTCGACGCCAAGGGCCTGTTGGCCAGCATCGAGGCGTTTTGCGCTTGA
- a CDS encoding CopD family protein has protein sequence MEGIANYLDSLIGGVDLTFYSIAIGGLLWGLFVLRPWDESANYNSALLDRTVNLIHFGSKAVVITQLSKIGLKIWLMAVTLGKSPFPAFFHTVQFNAGVARALFAFALYLFIKFGLKHHLRSKRHWQIAIAIIVPLVIAAAWLVHGASRLEDRGLLMTLTVSHQIAAAAWVGGIFQILALWGLRKQNAIAEEVWPLLLKRFSGLGIGAVGLLLVTGTPLAWYYIRTFQGFIGAGYGNLLTVKIMMMGLALGFAWMNKSAVRDYFTSRSQYVLTARVPYYIEAETLILLTILFTAASLASQPPSVDIPHLTATWEEVLNMFHPRIPRWESPTHEALLAGEAGRVAIVGQIPSEAATAWSDYNHNISGIFLTAMSFFAMLSYSERFHNWARYWPVGFMGLGIFLFFRSDAESWPLGPIGFWDSTFNNGEILQHRIATFLVFMLGLYETRARVKADPGILPYLFPLMSAFGGMMLLAHSHVGFEAKTAFLIQVGHTLMGVFALILACGRWLELKLDAPGKNVAGFISVFALFQIGVILMFYREPLY, from the coding sequence ATGGAAGGCATTGCCAATTATTTAGACTCGTTGATCGGCGGCGTCGATCTGACCTTCTACTCCATCGCCATCGGCGGCTTGCTGTGGGGCCTGTTCGTGCTGCGCCCCTGGGACGAAAGCGCCAATTACAATAGCGCGTTACTGGACAGAACCGTCAATCTGATCCACTTCGGCAGCAAAGCCGTGGTCATCACCCAATTGTCGAAAATCGGTCTGAAAATTTGGCTAATGGCCGTTACATTGGGCAAATCGCCGTTCCCGGCGTTTTTTCACACCGTGCAATTCAACGCCGGCGTGGCCCGCGCACTATTTGCCTTTGCGCTGTATTTATTCATCAAATTCGGCCTGAAACACCACTTACGTTCCAAACGGCACTGGCAAATCGCGATCGCCATTATCGTGCCGCTAGTGATAGCCGCCGCCTGGCTGGTCCACGGAGCCAGTCGCCTGGAAGACCGCGGTTTGCTAATGACCTTGACCGTCAGCCATCAGATCGCGGCGGCGGCCTGGGTCGGCGGCATTTTCCAAATACTGGCGCTGTGGGGCTTGCGCAAGCAAAACGCCATCGCCGAGGAAGTCTGGCCGCTGCTGTTGAAGCGTTTCTCCGGCCTGGGGATAGGCGCGGTCGGCTTGCTGCTGGTGACCGGCACCCCGCTGGCCTGGTATTACATTCGCACCTTCCAGGGCTTTATCGGCGCCGGTTACGGCAACCTGCTAACCGTGAAAATCATGATGATGGGGCTGGCATTGGGCTTTGCCTGGATGAACAAATCCGCCGTCCGAGACTACTTCACCAGCCGCAGCCAGTACGTGCTGACCGCCCGGGTGCCCTACTACATCGAAGCGGAAACCCTGATTCTGTTGACCATTCTGTTCACCGCCGCCAGTCTGGCCTCGCAACCGCCGTCGGTCGATATTCCGCATTTAACCGCAACCTGGGAAGAAGTGTTGAACATGTTTCACCCGCGCATACCGCGTTGGGAATCGCCAACCCACGAAGCCCTGCTCGCCGGCGAGGCCGGCCGAGTCGCCATCGTCGGCCAAATCCCGTCGGAAGCCGCCACCGCCTGGTCGGATTACAACCACAACATCTCCGGTATCTTCCTGACCGCGATGAGTTTTTTCGCGATGCTGTCGTACTCGGAGCGCTTTCACAACTGGGCGCGCTACTGGCCGGTCGGCTTCATGGGACTCGGGATATTCCTGTTCTTCCGTTCCGACGCCGAGAGCTGGCCGTTGGGTCCGATCGGCTTTTGGGATAGCACTTTCAACAACGGCGAGATTTTGCAACACCGGATCGCCACCTTTCTGGTGTTCATGCTGGGCTTGTACGAGACCCGCGCCCGCGTCAAGGCCGACCCCGGTATTCTGCCCTATTTGTTTCCGCTGATGTCGGCCTTCGGCGGCATGATGCTGCTAGCGCACTCGCATGTCGGCTTCGAGGCTAAAACCGCGTTTCTAATCCAGGTCGGCCACACCCTGATGGGCGTGTTCGCGCTAATCCTGGCTTGCGGCCGTTGGCTGGAGCTGAAATTGGACGCGCCGGGCAAAAACGTGGCCGGCTTTATCTCGGTTTTTGCGCTATTCCAAATCGGCGTGATTCTGATGTTCTACCGCGAACCCCTGTACTAA
- a CDS encoding copper resistance protein CopC, which translates to MHSLQRILLILTLATSNIAFGHAVVTHNSLKLKPVPVNQASQVELSFNSKVELDLSEVFLVSAGDVMTPVSASLGAKPGQVLLDLPALAPGEYAIKLKIFAADGHLSEDLLRFFVKEPK; encoded by the coding sequence ATGCACTCGTTACAACGGATACTTTTGATTTTAACGCTGGCTACCAGCAACATTGCGTTCGGTCACGCCGTCGTTACCCATAACTCGTTGAAATTGAAACCGGTGCCGGTCAATCAAGCCAGCCAGGTCGAATTGTCGTTCAATTCGAAAGTGGAGCTCGATTTGTCGGAAGTGTTTCTGGTCAGCGCCGGCGACGTGATGACGCCGGTCAGCGCCTCGCTCGGCGCCAAACCCGGCCAAGTGCTGCTCGACCTGCCGGCCTTGGCGCCCGGCGAGTATGCGATCAAACTGAAGATTTTCGCCGCGGACGGTCATCTCAGTGAAGACCTGCTGCGCTTTTTCGTTAAAGAACCCAAATAA